One Natronomonas moolapensis 8.8.11 genomic region harbors:
- the gyrB gene encoding DNA topoisomerase (ATP-hydrolyzing) subunit B, giving the protein MSQNSDYSAGQIQVLEGLEAVQKRPAMYIGSTDGRGLHHLVYEVVDNSIDEALAGHCDAIEVRINEDGSVSVVDDGRGIPVDTHEEYDRPAVEVIMTVLHAGGKFDSKSYQVSGGLHGVGVSVVNALSKWLEVEIKRDGAVWRHRFDHGEPEADIERVREMNPGEGTGTEIRFWPDGDIFETTAFEYSTLESRLRELAFLNPGVEIALRDERSDEGTNSVFEYEGGIREFVAYLNETRELLHEDIVYVEDDADDIHVEIAMQATAGVQGSIHAFANNINTREGGTHLTGFKTALTRIINDYAGSNGLLSDLDGTLKGEDIREGLTAVISVKHPDPQFEGQTKTKLGNSDVRGIVEGAVHEKLATYLEEHPDTAEAIVSKAVEAAKARKAAKKAEELTRRKSALESTSLPGKLADCRERSPEDAELFVTEGDSAGGSAKQGRNPEFQAILPIRGKILNVEKHRLDRILENNEIRNLITAIGTGIGEEFDIEAARYHKVILLCDADVDGAHIRTLLLTFLYRHMTPLIEAGYVYAAQPPLYRIRYNGETYDAMTEAEREEVVADVCGGDPDQVQRFKGLGEMNPEQLWETTMDPDNRILKRITVEDAAAADRMFSVLMGDAVGPRKQFIKDHAEEAEWIDI; this is encoded by the coding sequence ATGTCTCAGAACAGCGACTACAGCGCCGGACAGATACAGGTACTGGAGGGGCTAGAAGCCGTCCAGAAGCGTCCGGCGATGTACATCGGCTCTACGGATGGACGCGGCCTCCATCATCTCGTCTACGAGGTCGTGGACAACTCCATCGACGAGGCGCTGGCCGGGCACTGCGACGCCATCGAGGTGCGCATCAACGAGGACGGGTCGGTGAGCGTCGTCGACGACGGGCGCGGGATTCCCGTCGACACCCACGAGGAGTACGACCGCCCCGCGGTGGAAGTCATCATGACAGTCCTCCACGCGGGCGGAAAATTCGACAGCAAGTCCTATCAGGTCTCCGGTGGTCTCCACGGCGTCGGCGTCTCGGTCGTCAACGCCCTCTCGAAGTGGCTCGAGGTCGAAATCAAACGCGACGGCGCCGTCTGGCGTCACCGCTTCGACCACGGCGAGCCCGAAGCGGACATAGAACGGGTCCGGGAGATGAACCCGGGCGAGGGGACCGGCACCGAGATCCGCTTTTGGCCCGACGGCGACATCTTCGAAACCACGGCGTTCGAGTACTCGACGCTGGAGTCGCGGCTCCGGGAGCTCGCCTTCCTGAACCCCGGCGTCGAGATCGCCCTCCGGGACGAGCGCTCCGACGAGGGGACAAACTCGGTGTTCGAGTACGAGGGGGGCATCCGGGAGTTCGTCGCGTACCTCAACGAAACACGTGAGCTGCTCCACGAGGACATCGTCTACGTCGAGGACGACGCCGACGACATCCACGTCGAGATCGCAATGCAGGCGACAGCGGGCGTACAGGGGTCGATCCACGCCTTCGCGAACAACATCAACACCCGCGAGGGCGGGACGCACCTGACTGGTTTCAAGACCGCGCTCACCCGCATCATAAACGACTACGCGGGATCGAACGGTCTGCTCTCGGACCTCGACGGCACGCTCAAAGGGGAGGACATCCGCGAGGGCCTGACGGCCGTCATCTCGGTCAAACACCCCGACCCGCAGTTCGAGGGCCAGACGAAGACGAAACTCGGCAACAGCGACGTTCGGGGGATCGTCGAGGGAGCCGTCCACGAGAAGCTCGCGACGTACCTGGAGGAACACCCCGACACTGCCGAGGCCATCGTCTCGAAGGCCGTCGAGGCGGCGAAGGCACGCAAGGCAGCGAAAAAAGCCGAAGAACTGACGCGCCGGAAGTCGGCGCTAGAATCGACTTCGTTGCCGGGAAAGCTCGCCGACTGCCGGGAGCGAAGCCCCGAGGACGCGGAGCTTTTCGTCACCGAGGGCGACAGCGCCGGCGGGAGCGCAAAGCAGGGCCGCAACCCCGAGTTCCAGGCGATCCTCCCGATCCGCGGGAAGATCTTGAACGTCGAGAAACACCGTCTCGACCGCATCCTCGAAAACAACGAGATCCGAAACCTGATCACGGCTATCGGGACGGGGATCGGCGAGGAGTTCGACATCGAGGCGGCGCGGTATCACAAGGTCATTCTCCTGTGCGATGCGGACGTCGACGGCGCACACATCAGGACGCTACTCTTGACGTTCCTCTATCGGCACATGACGCCGCTCATCGAGGCGGGCTACGTCTACGCCGCCCAGCCGCCGCTGTACCGGATTCGCTACAACGGCGAGACCTACGACGCGATGACCGAAGCCGAACGGGAGGAGGTCGTCGCGGACGTCTGCGGCGGCGACCCGGATCAGGTCCAGCGGTTCAAGGGGCTCGGCGAAATGAACCCCGAACAGCTCTGGGAGACGACGATGGATCCCGACAACCGGATCCTCAAGCGGATCACCGTCGAGGATGCGGCGGCGGCCGACCGGATGTTCAGCGTGCTGATGGGTGACGCCGTCGGGCCGCGAAAGCAGTTCATCAAGGACCACGCCGAGGAGGCGGAGTGGATCGACATATGA
- the gyrA gene encoding DNA gyrase subunit A: MSSEAPDAPDVPADEVEPVRIEDEMEQSYIDYAMSVIVGRALPDARDGLKPVQRRILYAMDEMGVTSRSGHRKSSSIVGDTMGNYHPHGDSAIYDALARMAQDFSLRYPLVDGQGNFGSVDGDPPAAMRYTEARMAPIAEELLADIDKDTVDFAPNYDDRLTEPAVLPAAIPNLLVNGASGIAVGMSTNIPPHNLGEVIDAAIHVIDHPGCSVAELLDTPDSDGYVKGPDFPTGAKIVNREGLWDAYTEGRGRLRVRAEMETEYDETGGDRIVVTELPYQQNKARRIERIADDVGEGKIEGIRDIRDESDRNGVRIVVECKRGANADVVRNQLLEHHLENTFSVISLALVDDQPRILNLKELLEAFVEHRREVVRRRSQFELDEAEDRAHILEGRLTALDNVERVVELVRDSEDRDAAMAGLREAYDLSEAQAEHIVRMQLGSLTSMEAGEIEAEYRDVQDEIERLETILNDESELLDVIKDELEAVKASYDDERRTGIVEDAGAVTREDLIAEEEVVVAVSEDDYVKRMSLSEFDPQHRGGKGIIGSRPKSGDRVSTVFTASTHDYLLCFTNQGQVYRLKVFELPEMGRTARGTSAVNIVDLDDGEEITAVVNTDDIGEGYFAMATRNGYVKRTEVSAFENVHSGGIRALTLESDDSLVDVEVTDDDGDLLVGTREGMTIRFSGADARPMGRSARGVNGIDLRDGDRVAGLVAAAADDDRHLLTVTKNGYGKRTPLSEYRRQSRYGKGLIDIKTDERNGPVCSINAVSEGDGLVIMSESGQIMRTHVGEVSTVGRNTKGVVVMRLDDDDRVAGVDVVPDEGRDDGLEADDETEAVGGSDGEAGPGDE, from the coding sequence ATGAGCTCCGAGGCCCCCGACGCGCCGGACGTTCCGGCCGACGAGGTAGAGCCCGTCCGCATCGAGGACGAGATGGAGCAATCCTACATCGACTACGCGATGAGCGTCATCGTCGGGCGCGCACTGCCCGACGCCCGCGACGGCCTCAAGCCCGTCCAGCGGCGCATCCTCTATGCGATGGACGAGATGGGCGTCACGTCCCGGTCGGGCCACCGGAAGTCCTCCTCGATCGTCGGGGACACGATGGGGAACTACCACCCCCACGGCGACTCGGCGATCTACGACGCCCTCGCACGGATGGCACAGGACTTCTCGCTGCGATACCCCCTCGTCGACGGCCAGGGGAACTTCGGCTCCGTCGACGGCGACCCCCCCGCGGCGATGCGATACACCGAGGCGCGGATGGCCCCCATCGCCGAGGAGTTGCTCGCCGACATCGACAAGGACACGGTCGACTTCGCGCCGAACTACGACGACCGCCTGACAGAGCCGGCGGTGTTGCCGGCGGCGATCCCGAACCTGCTCGTCAACGGCGCGTCGGGGATCGCAGTCGGGATGTCGACGAACATCCCGCCGCACAACCTCGGGGAGGTGATCGACGCCGCGATCCACGTCATCGACCATCCCGGCTGTTCCGTGGCCGAGTTGCTCGACACGCCTGACTCGGACGGCTACGTGAAGGGTCCCGACTTCCCGACCGGCGCGAAGATCGTCAACCGCGAGGGGCTGTGGGACGCCTACACCGAGGGCCGTGGGCGACTCCGGGTTAGAGCGGAGATGGAAACCGAGTACGACGAGACGGGCGGGGATCGCATCGTCGTCACCGAACTCCCCTACCAGCAGAACAAGGCCCGCCGGATCGAACGCATCGCCGACGACGTCGGGGAGGGCAAGATCGAGGGAATCCGCGACATCCGCGACGAGTCCGACAGGAACGGCGTCCGGATCGTCGTCGAGTGCAAACGGGGCGCAAACGCCGACGTGGTCCGGAACCAACTGCTCGAACACCACCTCGAAAACACCTTTTCGGTGATCTCGCTCGCGCTGGTCGACGACCAGCCCCGGATACTGAACCTGAAGGAGCTTCTCGAGGCGTTCGTCGAGCACCGCCGCGAGGTCGTCCGCCGTCGCTCGCAGTTCGAACTCGACGAGGCCGAGGACCGCGCCCACATCCTCGAGGGGCGGCTCACGGCGCTGGACAACGTCGAGCGCGTCGTCGAACTCGTCCGCGACAGCGAGGACCGCGACGCGGCGATGGCGGGGCTTCGCGAGGCGTACGACCTCTCGGAGGCACAGGCCGAACACATCGTCCGGATGCAGCTCGGCTCGCTCACGTCGATGGAAGCCGGCGAGATCGAGGCGGAGTATCGGGACGTCCAAGACGAAATCGAGCGGCTCGAAACGATCCTGAACGACGAGAGCGAGCTGCTCGACGTCATCAAGGACGAACTCGAGGCGGTCAAGGCGTCCTACGACGACGAGCGCCGAACGGGAATCGTCGAGGACGCCGGCGCCGTCACCCGCGAGGACCTCATCGCAGAGGAGGAGGTCGTCGTCGCGGTCTCGGAGGACGACTACGTCAAGCGGATGTCGCTCTCGGAGTTCGATCCCCAACACCGCGGCGGCAAGGGGATCATCGGCTCGCGCCCGAAGTCTGGCGATCGGGTCTCGACGGTGTTTACCGCCTCGACGCACGATTATCTCCTCTGTTTCACCAACCAGGGCCAGGTCTACCGCCTGAAAGTGTTCGAGTTGCCGGAGATGGGCCGGACCGCCCGGGGCACCTCGGCGGTCAACATCGTCGATCTCGACGACGGCGAGGAGATCACCGCGGTCGTCAACACCGACGACATCGGCGAGGGGTACTTCGCGATGGCGACGAGAAACGGCTACGTCAAGCGGACCGAGGTCTCGGCGTTCGAGAACGTCCACTCGGGCGGCATTCGCGCGCTCACGCTCGAATCCGACGACTCCCTCGTCGACGTGGAGGTCACCGACGACGACGGCGACCTCCTGGTCGGCACCCGGGAGGGAATGACGATCCGCTTTTCCGGGGCCGACGCCCGACCGATGGGCCGGTCAGCACGGGGCGTCAACGGCATCGACCTCCGGGACGGCGACCGCGTCGCCGGTCTCGTCGCGGCGGCGGCCGACGACGACCGACATCTCCTGACGGTGACGAAGAACGGCTACGGCAAGCGGACGCCGCTGTCGGAGTACCGCCGCCAATCGAGGTACGGCAAGGGGCTCATCGACATCAAGACCGACGAGCGAAACGGTCCCGTCTGCTCGATCAACGCCGTCTCCGAGGGCGATGGTCTCGTCATTATGAGCGAATCCGGCCAGATCATGCGCACCCACGTCGGCGAGGTCTCGACGGTCGGCCGCAACACGAAGGGCGTCGTCGTGATGCGTCTGGACGACGACGACCGCGTCGCCGGCGTGGACGTCGTTCCCGACGAGGGGCGCGACGACGGACTCGAGGCGGACGATGAGACCGAAGCAGTCGGCGGGTCCGACGGCGAAGCCGGACCGGGCGACGAGTAG
- a CDS encoding VOC family protein has protein sequence MVILHTCLNVSDVERSVEWYTENLEFEESWGFETEDGETVNRYVADDNGVELQLSDTEGQTPSEDGDRWDHLAVKVDDVDAAFETIDHHGVRKEPADQPAAGAKTAFVLDPDGHAVELIEPLE, from the coding sequence ATGGTGATCCTACACACCTGTTTGAACGTCTCGGACGTCGAACGATCCGTCGAGTGGTACACGGAGAACCTCGAGTTCGAGGAGTCGTGGGGCTTCGAAACCGAGGACGGCGAAACGGTCAATCGCTACGTCGCCGACGACAACGGCGTCGAACTCCAACTCTCCGACACCGAGGGCCAGACGCCGAGCGAGGACGGCGACCGGTGGGACCACCTCGCGGTCAAAGTCGACGACGTCGACGCGGCCTTCGAGACCATCGACCACCACGGCGTCCGGAAGGAGCCCGCCGACCAGCCCGCCGCGGGGGCCAAAACCGCGTTCGTGCTCGACCCCGACGGCCACGCGGTCGAGTTGATCGAACCGCTGGAGTAA
- a CDS encoding CDC48 family AAA ATPase, with amino-acid sequence MNEVQLEVAKAYPNDSGRGIARLDPDTLLHLKLSPGDIIEIEGADTTAAKVWRADRQDWNTDTVRIDGFTRQNADVGIGERVTIRKAEATKADKLVLAPPEEASVQFGSDAAGMVKRQILKRPVVERDIVPVMSSTNHPFMRSPGQAIPLIAVETDPDGVCLVTEDTEVELREEPIAGFEKTGGGITYEDIGGLQNEIQRVREMVELPMKHPQIFKKLGIEPPQGVLLHGPPGTGKTLLAKAVANETSASFFSIAGPEIISKYYGESEQQLREIFEDATEESPSIIFIDELDSIAPKREDVTGEVERRVVAQLLTMMDGLESRGQVIVIAATNRVDAVDPALRRPGRFDREIEIGVPDETGRKEILQIHTRGMPLADDVSLDTMADETHGFVGADIESLTKEAAMKALRRYLPEIDLDEEDIPPSLIDRMIIKRDDFRNALNEVDPSAMREVLVELPKVSWDDVGGLTDEKNQVKESVEWPMNSPEKFDRMGINPPAGVLLYGPPGTGKTLIAKAVANETNANFISVRGPQLLSKWVGESEKAIRQTFRKARQVSPTVIFFDELDSLAPGRGGEVGSNVSERVVNQLLTELDGLEDMDDVMVIGATNRPDMIDPALIRSGRFDRLVMIGEPDTEGREQILRIHTDDTPLAPDVSLREIAEMTGSYVGSDLESIAREAAIEALREDDAADDVEMRHFRQALESVRPTITEDIRSYYDDVEDQFRGGSPDGRRQSGGRIGFQ; translated from the coding sequence ATGAACGAGGTTCAACTCGAGGTCGCGAAGGCGTACCCCAACGACTCCGGACGGGGGATCGCACGCCTCGATCCGGACACCCTGCTCCATCTCAAGCTGTCGCCGGGTGACATAATCGAGATCGAAGGCGCGGACACGACAGCGGCGAAAGTCTGGCGGGCCGACCGGCAGGACTGGAACACCGACACGGTCCGGATCGACGGCTTCACCAGACAGAACGCCGACGTCGGCATCGGCGAGCGCGTCACGATACGGAAGGCCGAGGCGACGAAGGCAGACAAGCTCGTTCTCGCCCCGCCGGAGGAGGCGTCGGTGCAGTTCGGCTCCGACGCCGCGGGGATGGTCAAACGGCAGATACTCAAGCGGCCGGTCGTCGAGCGCGACATCGTCCCTGTCATGTCCTCGACGAACCACCCGTTTATGCGGTCGCCGGGACAGGCCATCCCGCTCATCGCGGTCGAGACTGACCCGGACGGGGTGTGTCTCGTCACCGAGGACACCGAGGTCGAACTCCGCGAGGAACCGATCGCCGGCTTCGAGAAGACCGGCGGCGGCATCACCTACGAGGACATCGGCGGCCTCCAAAACGAGATCCAGCGCGTCCGCGAGATGGTCGAGTTGCCGATGAAACACCCCCAGATATTCAAGAAGCTCGGCATCGAGCCGCCACAGGGGGTATTGTTGCACGGCCCGCCCGGTACGGGCAAGACCCTGCTTGCGAAGGCGGTCGCCAACGAGACCTCCGCCTCGTTCTTCTCCATCGCCGGTCCCGAGATCATCTCGAAGTACTACGGCGAGTCCGAACAGCAACTGCGGGAGATCTTCGAGGACGCGACCGAGGAGTCGCCGTCGATCATCTTCATCGACGAACTCGATTCGATCGCGCCCAAGCGCGAGGACGTGACCGGCGAAGTCGAACGCCGCGTCGTCGCCCAACTACTGACGATGATGGACGGCCTGGAGTCGCGGGGGCAAGTCATCGTCATCGCGGCGACGAACCGCGTGGACGCCGTCGATCCCGCCCTCCGGCGGCCGGGGCGTTTCGACCGGGAGATCGAGATCGGCGTCCCGGACGAGACCGGACGCAAGGAAATCCTCCAGATCCACACCCGCGGGATGCCGCTGGCCGACGACGTCTCCCTGGACACGATGGCCGACGAGACCCACGGCTTCGTCGGCGCCGACATCGAGAGCCTCACCAAGGAGGCCGCGATGAAAGCATTGCGCCGATATCTCCCCGAGATCGACCTCGACGAGGAGGACATCCCGCCGAGCCTCATCGACCGGATGATCATCAAACGGGACGACTTCCGCAACGCGCTGAACGAGGTCGACCCCTCGGCGATGCGGGAGGTACTCGTCGAGTTGCCGAAGGTGTCGTGGGACGACGTCGGCGGCCTCACCGACGAGAAGAACCAGGTCAAAGAGTCCGTCGAGTGGCCCATGAACAGCCCCGAGAAGTTCGACCGAATGGGAATCAACCCGCCCGCAGGGGTGTTGTTGTACGGCCCGCCGGGCACCGGGAAGACGCTCATCGCGAAGGCGGTCGCCAACGAGACCAACGCGAACTTCATCTCGGTTCGTGGCCCACAACTCCTCTCGAAGTGGGTCGGCGAGAGCGAGAAGGCCATCAGACAGACGTTCCGGAAGGCCAGACAGGTCTCGCCGACGGTGATCTTCTTCGACGAACTCGATTCGCTGGCGCCCGGCCGTGGCGGCGAGGTCGGCTCGAACGTCTCCGAGCGGGTCGTCAATCAACTGCTGACCGAACTCGACGGCCTGGAGGACATGGACGACGTGATGGTGATCGGCGCGACGAACCGCCCCGATATGATCGATCCGGCGCTCATCCGGTCGGGTCGGTTCGATCGGCTCGTCATGATCGGCGAACCGGACACGGAGGGCCGAGAGCAGATCCTCCGCATCCACACCGACGATACACCGCTGGCGCCCGACGTGAGCCTCCGCGAAATCGCCGAAATGACCGGTAGCTACGTCGGCTCGGATCTCGAATCGATCGCCCGCGAGGCGGCGATCGAGGCGCTCCGCGAGGACGACGCCGCCGACGACGTGGAGATGCGACACTTCAGACAGGCACTGGAGTCCGTCCGTCCGACGATCACCGAGGACATCCGCAGCTACTACGACGACGTCGAAGACCAGTTCCGCGGGGGCAGCCCGGACGGCCGCCGACAGAGCGGCGGCCGGATCGGCTTCCAGTAG
- a CDS encoding ATP-binding protein encodes MTASVGSAITASVSPIPVVEQPDWRLRARHDSAAAVFEPGYSTTVWGSGFGLAIARETVEAHGRELRVTDSVEGGARIEITGVGTK; translated from the coding sequence GTGACCGCCTCCGTCGGCTCGGCGATCACGGCGAGCGTATCCCCGATCCCCGTCGTCGAACAACCCGACTGGCGGCTCCGAGCCCGTCACGATTCGGCCGCTGCGGTGTTCGAGCCGGGCTACAGCACGACGGTCTGGGGCAGCGGGTTCGGGCTGGCGATCGCCCGAGAAACCGTCGAGGCACACGGCCGGGAGCTCCGCGTCACGGACAGCGTCGAGGGCGGCGCTCGAATCGAGATCACCGGTGTCGGCACCAAGTGA
- the ahbB gene encoding siroheme decarboxylase subunit beta — translation MSTPATDGDDWRAAIDATDAAIIDGYQSGFPVAERPFRRVAEALEINETEALERVERLREAGIFRRFGAVLNPPVIGSSTLAAVRAPEDRFGEIAEVINGHRQVNHNYRRDHEWNMWFVVTAGSLETRDRIVSEIEAETGCSVLVLPMLTDFYIDLEFPVVNGDRFARESIDSTTVDATRISETAAADLSDLDRRLILEIQEGFPLSKTPYRDVAAAVDASVEDVLSAIKRLSADGCIKRIGCVVNHIVTGFDSNCMVVWDVPDGDLDALGETVGELPYVTLCYHRPRRPEQGWEYNLFTMIHGRDPEAVDGKIDELATEYLPFEHERLYSTETLKQTGARYEEIVSGQ, via the coding sequence ATGAGTACGCCGGCCACCGACGGCGACGATTGGCGAGCGGCCATCGACGCGACCGACGCGGCGATTATCGACGGCTACCAATCGGGGTTTCCGGTGGCGGAACGACCGTTCCGACGCGTCGCCGAGGCCTTAGAAATCAACGAGACGGAGGCGCTCGAACGTGTCGAACGGCTCCGGGAGGCGGGGATCTTCCGCCGGTTCGGAGCGGTGCTCAACCCGCCGGTCATCGGCTCCTCGACGCTGGCTGCGGTACGAGCGCCGGAGGACCGCTTCGGGGAGATCGCCGAGGTCATCAACGGCCACCGGCAGGTGAACCACAACTACCGCCGCGACCACGAGTGGAACATGTGGTTCGTCGTCACGGCCGGGTCCCTCGAGACGCGCGACCGGATCGTTTCGGAGATCGAAGCCGAAACCGGCTGTTCGGTGCTAGTGCTTCCGATGCTGACGGATTTCTACATCGATCTCGAGTTTCCCGTGGTCAACGGCGACCGCTTCGCCCGGGAGTCGATCGACTCGACGACCGTCGACGCCACGCGGATCTCCGAGACGGCGGCCGCTGATCTCTCGGATCTCGATAGACGGCTCATCCTCGAGATCCAGGAGGGCTTTCCCCTCTCGAAGACCCCCTACCGGGACGTGGCTGCGGCGGTCGATGCGTCCGTCGAGGACGTCCTGAGCGCGATCAAACGGCTCTCCGCGGACGGCTGCATCAAGCGGATCGGCTGCGTCGTCAACCACATCGTCACCGGCTTCGACTCGAACTGCATGGTCGTCTGGGACGTCCCCGACGGCGACCTCGATGCTCTCGGGGAGACGGTCGGGGAACTCCCCTACGTGACGCTGTGTTATCACCGTCCCCGTCGCCCCGAGCAGGGATGGGAGTACAACCTCTTCACTATGATCCACGGCCGCGACCCCGAGGCGGTCGACGGGAAGATCGACGAGTTGGCGACCGAATATCTCCCTTTCGAACACGAGCGGCTCTACTCCACCGAAACGCTCAAACAGACTGGCGCGCGCTACGAGGAGATCGTCAGCGGGCAGTGA
- a CDS encoding anthranilate phosphoribosyltransferase, whose amino-acid sequence MAQATERYGEWPLKRLMTEVVGSGHKSADDMTREQASEAFERILDGEPDRTTLGAFLLANRWKRNTPEELAAYVDVMADGVETAHPECNPVDCGANYDGKGRTALLGVASGLVAAAAGTPVVVHSGDRVPTQKQDAYKHVLDELGVRTDLAPEASAEMTDEVGFGFYYQPEFNPGVEALFDRRDQMGVRTFLNTVETLANPAGASVHLGSFYHLPYAKRIIDTVDASATSGVERVVMFQGLEGYDDVRPGSTKVAVWDHGGEVTDFDIETPEYGMDFESDDLGVDDVAAESATITEEILRGERNDQFADAVAVNAALRIYARGDADDIEAGLETARDAMASNEPAARLDALRSF is encoded by the coding sequence ATGGCACAAGCGACGGAACGGTACGGGGAGTGGCCGCTGAAACGGCTGATGACCGAGGTCGTCGGCTCGGGGCACAAATCCGCCGACGACATGACGCGCGAGCAAGCGAGCGAAGCGTTCGAACGGATTCTCGACGGCGAACCCGACCGGACGACGCTCGGGGCGTTCCTCCTCGCGAACCGCTGGAAGCGAAACACGCCGGAGGAACTCGCCGCCTACGTCGATGTGATGGCCGACGGCGTCGAGACGGCTCACCCCGAGTGCAACCCCGTCGACTGCGGGGCGAACTACGACGGGAAGGGCCGGACTGCCCTGCTCGGGGTCGCCTCGGGGCTCGTCGCGGCCGCGGCTGGGACTCCGGTCGTGGTCCACTCCGGGGACCGCGTTCCGACGCAAAAACAGGACGCCTACAAGCACGTACTCGACGAACTCGGCGTTCGAACCGATCTCGCCCCCGAGGCGTCGGCGGAGATGACCGACGAGGTCGGGTTCGGGTTCTACTACCAACCGGAGTTCAACCCCGGTGTGGAGGCGCTCTTCGATCGCCGCGACCAGATGGGCGTCCGCACGTTCCTCAACACGGTCGAGACGCTCGCGAACCCCGCCGGCGCGTCCGTCCATCTGGGGAGCTTCTATCACCTCCCGTACGCCAAGCGGATCATCGACACTGTCGACGCCTCGGCGACCTCCGGGGTCGAACGCGTCGTGATGTTCCAGGGGCTGGAGGGGTACGACGACGTCCGGCCCGGCTCCACCAAGGTGGCCGTCTGGGACCACGGCGGCGAGGTGACGGACTTCGATATCGAAACGCCGGAGTACGGCATGGACTTCGAGAGCGATGACCTCGGCGTCGACGACGTCGCGGCCGAGTCGGCAACGATCACCGAAGAGATTCTGCGCGGCGAGCGTAACGACCAGTTCGCCGACGCGGTCGCGGTCAACGCCGCGCTACGGATCTACGCCCGCGGTGACGCCGACGATATCGAGGCCGGACTCGAGACAGCCCGCGATGCCATGGCGTCGAACGAACCGGCAGCGCGGCTGGACGCGCTCCGGTCGTTCTAG
- a CDS encoding DUF7521 family protein: MVHSTSSFEVQLAIAIVKTSILLVGGVVTYLAFSAYRRTADRSIGLLAIGFGLIVVGVLLAGLTFELLGSNLGIGILIESLFVLSGLSIIAYSLRAR, translated from the coding sequence ATGGTACATTCGACATCCAGTTTCGAAGTCCAACTCGCGATAGCCATCGTCAAGACGTCCATTCTCCTCGTCGGCGGTGTTGTCACCTACCTCGCGTTCAGCGCGTATCGACGGACTGCGGACCGATCGATCGGCCTGCTCGCGATCGGATTCGGTCTCATCGTCGTCGGCGTGTTGCTGGCCGGTCTCACCTTCGAGTTGCTGGGAAGCAACCTCGGGATCGGCATCCTGATCGAGAGCCTCTTTGTCCTCTCCGGACTCTCGATAATCGCATACTCGCTTCGGGCCCGCTAG
- a CDS encoding winged helix-turn-helix domain-containing protein has protein sequence MVRDPSIEDETPDIDAVLGALHDEDCRAILTELGDPRTARSLLDRCDIPRSTLYRKLERLSEATLVSEGTQIREDGSHATRYRLNFEAVVVTRTGSAGLEVEIDRPVRNPDERLAEMWSEVQKEL, from the coding sequence ATGGTTCGGGATCCGTCGATCGAAGACGAGACCCCGGACATCGACGCGGTACTCGGGGCGTTGCACGACGAGGACTGTCGCGCCATTCTCACCGAATTAGGCGACCCCCGAACGGCGCGGTCGCTTCTCGACCGGTGTGACATCCCTCGATCGACGCTGTACCGAAAGCTCGAGCGGCTGTCGGAGGCGACCCTCGTCAGCGAGGGAACCCAGATCCGCGAGGACGGCAGCCACGCGACGCGGTACCGACTCAATTTCGAAGCCGTCGTCGTGACACGGACCGGTTCCGCCGGCCTCGAAGTCGAGATCGATCGGCCGGTTCGAAACCCGGACGAACGCCTCGCGGAAATGTGGTCCGAGGTGCAAAAAGAGCTGTAA
- a CDS encoding peptidylprolyl isomerase, whose product MSDDRAVSNPDNPTVTLRTTHGDITVELFEGRAPRTVENFLGLAEHDPAADADPGLETNTWKDPETGEVRGDSLYEGVVFHRVIDDFMIQGGDPTGTGRGGPGYQFDDEFHDDLSHDGPGILSMANSGPNTNGSQFFVTLDATPHLDGKHAVFGQVIDGMDVVEEIGSLPTGRNDEPKDDVEIETVEVDG is encoded by the coding sequence ATGAGCGACGACAGAGCCGTCTCCAATCCGGACAACCCGACCGTAACGCTGCGGACGACCCACGGCGATATCACCGTCGAACTGTTCGAAGGACGGGCACCGCGAACCGTCGAGAACTTCCTCGGCCTGGCGGAGCACGATCCCGCCGCCGACGCCGATCCGGGCCTCGAAACCAACACTTGGAAAGACCCCGAAACGGGCGAAGTCCGCGGCGACTCTCTGTACGAGGGCGTCGTCTTCCATCGGGTCATCGACGACTTCATGATTCAAGGTGGGGATCCGACTGGGACCGGCCGCGGCGGGCCGGGGTATCAGTTCGACGACGAGTTCCACGACGACCTCAGCCATGACGGCCCCGGAATCCTCTCGATGGCCAACTCCGGACCGAACACCAACGGGTCGCAGTTTTTCGTTACGCTAGATGCGACGCCACATCTCGACGGCAAACACGCCGTCTTTGGCCAAGTGATCGACGGCATGGACGTCGTCGAGGAGATCGGCTCACTGCCCACCGGTCGCAACGACGAACCCAAAGACGACGTCGAGATCGAGACGGTCGAGGTCGACGGCTGA